The Rosa chinensis cultivar Old Blush chromosome 7, RchiOBHm-V2, whole genome shotgun sequence DNA segment CCGCCAGCGTCTCAAACTCAAAGCAGGGTCATGTTCATGTTCCTCAGTTACAAGATGGGATATTTTCAAGATCGGTTCAGAAGGAGTGGACCACACAAGGTGAGTAATTTGTAGTGATTTCTATTTCTAACCTATTCTGAGTTTAATCTTTTCATCAACCACTCATTTTACATTTAATTGAACCAAATTTATTACAttgacaataatttgttttacactatttacataaaattgaaaatatatttGTTCACGTACGAAGTTATGATAATGtagtaggtggagtaattacttcTAATAGAACTAGAATTATACAAGATAGAACTCACGTTATCATAATAACAATAATTTTTTATCATATATATAAATGTGTGGATGAGATGCATGTTTGTTGTACCCAATAATTTTCCACTTTTTCCTACACTTTTTTCCAATACGTTATTGTCCTTTTAATTTCATATATGGATCACCTTCAAGTTTTATAATCTCTCTAAATGTAGTATGTATATAATCACTAATATTTCTATATTTATTCTGAGACTCTTAGCTTGTTAGTTGTATTGACATTGATTATACGTATTTTCATCATATATAAGGTGATATGAGAAAAACTGTCAACCTAAGTGGATCTTCATCTGATTCCGGGCCTTATAAAAGCACATCAAACACTAGattaaaagagagaggaagatttGATAAGCATGTCAATGCCAACCAAGATTCACCAATAAGCCATTCGAAGGCAGAGAGACAACGCCGGGATAAGCTTAATCATCTATTTTATGCCCTTAGGTCCGTTGTTCCTAATGTCTCAAAGATGGATAAAGCTTCGACACTATCTGATGCAATTGTATACATCAATAAATTGAAGACAACGATCGAGGAGTTGGAGGCCAAAATCCAAGCAAAACCCAAGAAACCCAAAGCAAGCATCATGATTGACAATATTCTTGATAGCCAAAGCACCAGCACTGCTGCTATGGAGGTGGATGTGGATGTGAAGATTGTAGGGTCAGAAGCCATAATTCGAGTTTGGTGTCCGAATAATCAGGATGATCCATGTGCTAGATTGATGAATGCACTCAGAGACCTTGAATTACAAATTCATCGTGCAAGCATATCTAGTGTGAATGAGTTGATACTTCAAGATGTTATAGTAAGAGTTCCTGATGGATTCGCAAGCGAGGAGGTCATCAAAACCGcaattattaatagattttAGAACTAGCACATCTTTCTTGCTCGCTAATAAGGATCAATCACAATAAAACGTATCATGTTGTTGCTTAAAGTTAGGATGCCAATtgattttaataaataaaaaatgtgtGTCACTTGATTTTAATAATTAGAAGCAGACTTTTTAATACCATTTGATTTAGTTGCATAAGTCTCTCATTTATAAGTGTGGTCGTGAGTTGAACTCACAAAAGACTAGTTTTAATATTCAGTTGTTGATGTAATAAATTTTTTGTTAGAAGCAtacttgttttccaattttgaaTTGTTACGCAATGAAGTTATAATTTTCAACTGTCATAATTAGCCTAGGTACCCTTGttacaattttattttgttatttcctTAATTAGACAAATGACAATATCAAATTGCTTTTGTAAATGCTAATATAAGCACCAAATCGAACTatcattttccatttttttcagTTGAAAGTTCAACTATCCTTATACTCATGCTTTCTGGTATATGTCATGCTCATGCTTGCTGGTATATGTCATGCTCATGCTTGCTGGTATACGTCACAGAAATATCACAAAACCAGTGTCCGCCAAATGTGCAATGCTAGATTGCTGGTTTAGCGTACCGCAAGTGGTTTCCTCAGCAACTCAAACTTACAAAACTACAATTTcgttccctttttcttttgaaag contains these protein-coding regions:
- the LOC112177755 gene encoding transcription factor MYC1; this encodes MEACFSPHNLCQETSAATLQQHLQFILQNRPEFWVYSIFWQASKDGHNAISLSWAGGHFRGTRDFSSKTSTTNKLDNNYQPTIGFDLETPKKGINKEVEALFHEDMNMDGLFDINGDVTDSEWFYFYTVSNLTQSFAAGLESNNILGHAFCSGAFVWLAGDHELRFYECERVKEARMHGIQTLVCIATPFGVLELASLEVIKQDWGFVQLCKSIFGSDLITTTASVSNSKQGHVHVPQLQDGIFSRSVQKEWTTQGDMRKTVNLSGSSSDSGPYKSTSNTRLKERGRFDKHVNANQDSPISHSKAERQRRDKLNHLFYALRSVVPNVSKMDKASTLSDAIVYINKLKTTIEELEAKIQAKPKKPKASIMIDNILDSQSTSTAAMEVDVDVKIVGSEAIIRVWCPNNQDDPCARLMNALRDLELQIHRASISSVNELILQDVIVRVPDGFASEEVIKTAIINRF